A genomic stretch from Barnesiella intestinihominis YIT 11860 includes:
- a CDS encoding Gfo/Idh/MocA family protein, which produces MKKKMFYALSALLLCSACTTTPRNPFEEPARPAGQESVLKLACEPLDTVRVGFIGLGARGRGAIERYVYLPDAKVVALCDLDSVNVNKANEILTSHKLPAADIYVGEDVWKEMCGRDDIDLVYICTDWHSHAPMAVYAMKQGKHVAVEVPAAMTVAECWDLVNTAEQTRRHCMMLENCCYDFFEMATLNMAQQGLFGDVMHAEGAYIHDLRSYNYDTTATGYKNMWRLKAQKEEAGNPYPTHGLGPVAQILNIHRGDRMATLVSMSNAQKGMHLYAAEHGITGEDTARIDMGDMNTTLIRTAKGKTIMIQHDVTSPRPYNRIHMVSGTKGFAQKYPLTGIALEPNAHEFVSQQTLDSLLKVYEHPFCKEIGEKARKVGGHGGMDFIMDYRLIHCLKNGLPLDMDVYDAAEWSCLVELTDYSVRNGSVPVQIPDFTRGEWDKLQGLTFAE; this is translated from the coding sequence ATGAAGAAGAAAATGTTTTATGCGCTGTCTGCGCTTTTGTTGTGTAGTGCTTGTACTACGACACCACGTAATCCGTTTGAAGAACCTGCGAGGCCTGCCGGACAGGAAAGTGTTTTGAAGTTGGCTTGCGAACCTTTGGATACGGTGAGAGTCGGTTTTATTGGATTAGGAGCGAGGGGTAGAGGAGCTATTGAACGGTATGTCTATCTGCCCGATGCCAAAGTTGTCGCTTTATGCGATTTGGATTCGGTGAATGTAAACAAAGCGAATGAAATACTTACTTCGCACAAACTTCCTGCCGCCGATATTTATGTGGGTGAGGACGTTTGGAAAGAGATGTGCGGAAGGGACGACATAGATTTGGTCTACATTTGCACCGATTGGCACTCTCATGCTCCGATGGCTGTCTATGCCATGAAACAGGGAAAACATGTCGCCGTGGAAGTACCGGCGGCAATGACCGTAGCCGAGTGCTGGGATTTGGTAAATACGGCCGAACAGACTCGCCGCCATTGCATGATGTTGGAAAATTGTTGTTACGATTTCTTCGAAATGGCAACGCTCAATATGGCACAACAAGGCTTGTTCGGAGATGTGATGCATGCCGAGGGGGCTTATATCCACGACTTGCGTTCTTATAATTACGACACTACGGCGACCGGTTATAAAAACATGTGGCGGTTAAAAGCCCAGAAAGAGGAGGCCGGTAATCCTTATCCTACTCATGGATTAGGTCCTGTCGCCCAGATATTGAACATTCACCGGGGCGACCGCATGGCTACGTTGGTTTCCATGTCTAATGCGCAAAAGGGTATGCATCTTTATGCAGCCGAACATGGTATTACCGGCGAGGATACGGCACGTATCGATATGGGTGATATGAACACGACTCTTATTCGTACCGCCAAAGGGAAAACCATCATGATACAACACGACGTTACCAGTCCTCGTCCCTATAACCGCATTCACATGGTAAGCGGTACGAAAGGTTTCGCTCAGAAATATCCGCTTACGGGGATCGCTTTGGAACCCAATGCGCATGAGTTTGTCAGCCAGCAAACTCTCGACTCTCTGCTGAAAGTGTATGAACACCCCTTCTGCAAAGAGATCGGCGAGAAAGCTCGCAAAGTGGGCGGACACGGAGGTATGGATTTCATTATGGATTATCGTCTGATTCATTGCTTGAAAAACGGTTTGCCTCTCGATATGGACGTTTACGACGCAGCCGAATGGTCGTGTCTGGTCGAGTTGACCGACTACTCCGTTCGCAACGGCTCCGTTCCTGTACAGATACCCGATTTTACCCGTGGAGAATGGGATAAATTGCAAGGCTTGACTTTTGCCGAATAG
- a CDS encoding SusC/RagA family TonB-linked outer membrane protein, protein MRRQVLLLLFSLFAIVGFAQQRTVTGTVVSAEDGLPVIGASIHVKGSSQGATTDLDGKYSIKVNENASLTFSYVGMQPKTVQVGNQSVINVTLTSSSTQLDEVVVTAMGIREEKKKLNFAVQSLNADEVTAGQSANFVNSLQGKIAGVQVSGSGGSPNSSSQIIIRAISSINSGQNNEPLFIIDGMPMRGGGSSAGDINPNDIENMTVLKGAAASALYGSEAANGVILITTKSGKTGQIVVNGSASVQIDNSVRIPKIQQKYAPGNLGFYKENSVSGGWGPLLKEGERTYDNVGNFLGTGLYQKYDVNASGGTDKFTAYASFNYTSTDGVVPEDYKNRMGALLKATFTPSKWVKINASLNYIDTKSRSFGNSMSSIYTWPINNDMRVYKTPLGKPVYSIEDGGRYDNWNALTDADKIAAGVSPYWGRYEDGGETQSSRTILNGSIEWTPIKDLTFTGKIAYDKGYTTSDAYAKPRFDKDELDESVISKYLYKFGSYKFEPSRSELLTIQGLATYKVDLFKDFSMNLLAGAEIMINKSYEATMAGQEFVLEGDYYSFNNTNTENWLKTGDYPISYFRSKKNKYGYFGELRFDYKGIAQLSGTARYDGSSTLKQAEKSSYFYPSVTAGLIFSELFHISNDWFSYGKIRGNWAQVGKDATPNKFTKAYREASTFPDGGYSVDPTASYAITLEPEMTKSWEIGADLRFFDSRTRLDVAYYSTTVNNQIVTVRVSPSSGTILQVRNEGSIENHGVEATLSQDILRSKDFEWTANLNFGLNRGVVKSLPEDVSEIQGTQFSDIYTTAYLNGSTTGISGKDYMRAPDGQILIDEDGYPIINPAKSVYIGNREPDFLMGLSSTFRWKDLTVSFLLDGRVGGDVYNGTARSLFTNGMHKSLENYRNREVVVKGVVAQPDGTYVQNNKPIILNQTNLNTYFYGVSSNFIEDGSYLRLSYVTVGYDFTRFLKKGNPYIKGLRASITGRNLFLLTKYSGSDPQISTSAAYGTGTMGIDNMSIPATRSFNFTINATF, encoded by the coding sequence ATGAGAAGACAGGTGCTACTTCTGTTATTTTCCTTATTTGCTATAGTAGGTTTCGCTCAACAACGCACCGTAACGGGGACCGTTGTATCTGCCGAAGACGGACTGCCCGTTATCGGGGCATCGATCCATGTCAAAGGATCCTCACAAGGAGCGACAACCGACTTAGATGGAAAATATTCTATTAAAGTCAATGAAAACGCAAGCCTAACATTCAGTTACGTGGGTATGCAACCGAAAACGGTGCAAGTTGGAAACCAATCTGTCATCAATGTAACTTTAACCTCGTCATCGACACAATTAGACGAGGTTGTCGTAACAGCGATGGGTATTCGGGAAGAAAAGAAAAAACTGAACTTCGCCGTCCAAAGTCTAAATGCCGACGAGGTTACTGCCGGACAATCGGCAAACTTCGTAAATTCTCTACAAGGGAAAATTGCCGGTGTACAAGTATCAGGGAGCGGAGGTTCACCCAATTCCAGTTCCCAAATCATCATTCGTGCGATTTCGTCCATCAACTCAGGACAAAATAACGAACCCCTGTTTATTATCGATGGGATGCCCATGCGTGGAGGCGGTTCGTCGGCCGGTGACATCAACCCGAACGACATCGAAAACATGACCGTATTGAAAGGTGCTGCTGCATCGGCATTGTACGGCTCGGAAGCAGCCAACGGTGTAATCCTAATCACCACGAAAAGCGGTAAAACCGGACAGATCGTCGTGAACGGTAGTGCCAGCGTACAAATCGACAACAGCGTAAGAATCCCTAAAATTCAACAGAAATATGCTCCGGGAAATCTCGGTTTCTATAAAGAAAATTCCGTAAGCGGAGGTTGGGGTCCTCTTTTGAAAGAAGGGGAAAGAACCTACGATAACGTCGGAAACTTCTTGGGAACGGGATTGTATCAAAAATACGATGTGAACGCTTCGGGAGGAACAGACAAATTCACAGCTTATGCATCGTTCAACTACACTTCTACCGACGGTGTTGTCCCCGAAGATTACAAGAATCGCATGGGTGCTTTGTTAAAAGCAACTTTCACCCCTTCGAAATGGGTAAAAATCAATGCATCATTAAATTATATCGATACGAAATCCCGTTCATTCGGCAATAGCATGAGTTCTATCTACACTTGGCCTATCAACAACGATATGCGAGTGTACAAAACGCCATTGGGAAAACCCGTTTACAGCATAGAAGACGGTGGTCGTTACGACAATTGGAATGCCCTTACAGACGCCGATAAAATTGCAGCCGGAGTAAGCCCTTATTGGGGACGTTACGAAGACGGAGGGGAGACACAATCTTCACGTACTATCTTAAACGGATCGATCGAATGGACTCCCATAAAGGATTTGACCTTCACCGGTAAAATCGCATACGACAAAGGATATACAACTTCCGACGCCTACGCCAAACCTCGTTTCGATAAAGACGAACTGGACGAGAGCGTTATTTCCAAATATCTCTACAAATTCGGTTCTTATAAATTCGAACCCAGCCGTAGCGAATTGCTCACGATACAGGGATTGGCCACATACAAAGTAGATTTGTTCAAAGATTTCAGCATGAATCTGTTGGCCGGAGCCGAAATCATGATCAACAAAAGCTATGAAGCCACTATGGCGGGACAGGAGTTCGTATTGGAAGGAGACTATTACAGTTTCAACAATACGAATACCGAAAACTGGCTGAAAACGGGCGACTATCCCATTTCCTACTTCCGCTCCAAGAAAAACAAATACGGGTATTTCGGAGAATTACGATTCGACTATAAAGGAATCGCCCAATTAAGCGGAACAGCCCGCTACGACGGTTCCTCTACCTTGAAACAAGCCGAAAAATCTTCCTACTTCTATCCTTCGGTAACGGCAGGTTTAATTTTCAGCGAATTGTTCCACATCAGTAACGATTGGTTCAGCTATGGTAAAATACGCGGAAACTGGGCACAAGTCGGGAAAGATGCTACTCCCAACAAATTTACCAAAGCCTATCGGGAAGCCTCTACATTCCCCGACGGAGGATATAGTGTCGACCCCACAGCTTCTTACGCGATTACGCTGGAACCCGAAATGACAAAGTCGTGGGAAATCGGAGCCGATTTAAGATTCTTCGACAGCCGCACCCGTTTAGATGTAGCCTACTACTCGACTACGGTAAACAACCAAATCGTAACCGTGAGAGTTTCGCCTTCATCGGGAACTATTCTACAAGTCCGCAACGAAGGTAGTATCGAGAATCACGGTGTGGAAGCTACGTTAAGCCAAGACATTCTTCGCAGTAAAGATTTCGAATGGACCGCCAACCTCAACTTCGGGTTGAATCGGGGTGTCGTAAAATCGTTACCCGAAGACGTGAGCGAAATTCAAGGAACTCAGTTCAGCGATATCTATACTACCGCCTATCTAAACGGTTCGACGACGGGTATTTCAGGCAAGGACTATATGCGTGCTCCCGACGGACAAATACTTATCGACGAGGACGGATATCCCATTATCAACCCGGCCAAGAGCGTATATATCGGTAACCGCGAGCCCGACTTCCTGATGGGATTGAGCAGTACGTTCCGATGGAAAGACTTGACTGTATCGTTCTTGCTGGACGGACGTGTAGGAGGAGACGTATATAACGGAACCGCACGCTCTCTCTTTACCAACGGTATGCACAAATCGTTGGAGAACTACCGTAACCGCGAAGTAGTCGTAAAAGGTGTAGTCGCACAACCCGACGGAACTTATGTACAAAACAACAAGCCTATCATTTTGAATCAGACCAACCTGAATACCTATTTCTATGGCGTAAGCTCCAATTTTATCGAAGACGGTTCTTATCTCCGATTGAGTTACGTCACCGTAGGATATGATTTCACACGGTTCTTGAAAAAAGGGAATCCCTACATTAAAGGATTGAGAGCTTCCATTACAGGCCGCAATCTCTTCCTGTTGACCAAATATTCGGGTTCTGATCCGCAAATTTCAACTTCGGCAGCCTACGGTACAGGAACGATGGGTATCGACAATATGTCTATCCCGGCCACCCGCAGTTTCAATTTCACTATAAACGCAACATTCTAA
- the zupT gene encoding zinc transporter ZupT, translated as MEINSILLAFLLTMIAGLSTGVGSLIAFFAKRTNTKFLSAALGFSAGVMIYISFMELMPEALGMLSENFSPRMSNIYMLIAFFSGTSFIALIDFLIPEDENPHEIHRVEELSGQQRLHRTGILMALAISIHNFPEGLATFASALGNIDIAIPIVIAIAIHNIPEGIAVSVPIYQATGSHKKAFWYSLLSGMAEPVGALIGFLFLLPFWTPTIHALLLAFVSGIMVFISFDELLPGAEKYGHHHYGIGGVITGMAVMAASLLFFI; from the coding sequence ATGGAAATAAATTCTATACTCTTGGCATTTCTCCTCACGATGATAGCCGGCCTATCGACCGGAGTGGGAAGCCTCATTGCATTTTTCGCCAAGCGAACCAATACGAAATTTCTTTCTGCGGCATTGGGGTTCTCGGCCGGAGTAATGATATATATATCGTTCATGGAATTGATGCCAGAGGCATTGGGTATGCTCAGCGAGAATTTCAGCCCACGCATGTCTAATATCTACATGCTGATCGCATTTTTCTCGGGGACATCGTTTATCGCATTGATAGACTTCTTGATTCCCGAAGACGAGAATCCACATGAAATCCACCGCGTGGAAGAACTATCGGGACAACAACGATTGCACCGTACCGGAATACTGATGGCACTGGCTATCAGTATCCATAATTTCCCGGAAGGACTCGCTACATTCGCATCGGCACTGGGCAACATCGACATAGCTATTCCCATCGTCATAGCCATTGCCATTCACAACATACCGGAAGGTATCGCTGTCTCCGTACCCATCTATCAAGCGACGGGCAGCCACAAGAAAGCATTTTGGTATTCCCTGCTTTCCGGTATGGCCGAGCCGGTAGGCGCACTCATCGGATTCCTGTTTCTGTTACCTTTTTGGACTCCCACGATTCACGCGCTTCTATTGGCATTCGTATCGGGTATTATGGTGTTCATTTCATTCGATGAGCTGCTGCCGGGAGCCGAAAAATACGGTCATCATCACTACGGCATAGGAGGCGTCATCACCGGCATGGCAGTCATGGCCGCCAGCCTCCTGTTTTTCATCTAA
- a CDS encoding TonB-dependent receptor, translating to MKNFLLAFILGTLPFLATGKPIPAITDSLGNRIYNLNAITIISNPKWDSKLFEFPGSISYLNTGNLDEMNIRSVKDISTIVPNLFIPDYGSKLISSAYIRGIGSRINSPAVGLYVNNVPYLDKSTFDFDFIDIASIEVLKGPQGTLYGRNTMAGLVNIKTLSPLEKQGSKIKLSFGNYNLWGVAATTSQKLTDDFAFSINARYRQDDGYFKNEYTRQNSGSTRSGGGRVQLDWRVNRHWKLSFSGDYEGSDQQGYPYAGYDKTLKKTGSISYNDEASYRRDIFTSGLSVQYLHDRFIFTSTTGYQFLDDDMHLDQDFTLRSIFTLQQKQKMHAVSQEFAVKSHKGKRWEWVGGLFGFYQQTHTNGPVDFRQDGIDLLITKQTNDQLAALKQNPALAGMPDITIDIDNRNLYIDGIYKTPTYGAAAFGQATLNRIFIDGLSATVGLRIDYEHTRIYHHTHATEDLTGRANVTINMGNRPPMSIQQPFILPLGIDGKESMNTIELSPKFEVKYAIGNKSFVYASATRGYRSGGYNFQMFSNLIQSQIRSSMMSELMKNMGSGGNGGRPTPGRSAAGMPAFENTTDVNQAISYKPEHSWNYEIGGRSQLIDHRLFADLSLFYIDCHDQQIAAVSGYGRITKNSGRTASYGLEASLRATPTNRLLLSATYGYTHATFQEYNDGKNDYKNNFVPFAPAHTLALSGAYTLPLDKETDLTFDLQYLGRGKIYWTEANDAAQNFYGLVNASIILSGKYADLKLWGKNLLNQHYQAFYFETMNAENLSTPNSFVQCGRPITFGADITIKF from the coding sequence ATGAAAAATTTTCTGCTCGCGTTCATCTTGGGAACTTTACCATTTCTTGCAACCGGTAAACCGATACCGGCGATTACCGATTCTTTGGGAAACCGCATATATAACCTGAATGCCATTACTATCATCAGTAACCCCAAATGGGATTCGAAACTGTTCGAGTTCCCCGGTTCCATCTCTTATCTCAACACGGGCAATCTCGACGAAATGAATATCCGTTCGGTCAAGGATATTTCTACCATCGTTCCCAATCTGTTTATTCCCGATTATGGCTCCAAACTCATTTCCTCGGCCTACATACGGGGTATAGGTTCCCGAATCAACTCTCCCGCCGTAGGCCTCTACGTCAATAACGTTCCCTATCTGGATAAAAGCACTTTCGATTTCGACTTCATCGATATTGCAAGTATCGAAGTCTTGAAAGGACCGCAAGGGACTCTCTACGGAAGGAATACTATGGCGGGACTCGTGAACATAAAGACTCTCTCGCCTTTGGAAAAACAGGGCTCGAAAATAAAATTGAGTTTCGGGAATTACAACTTATGGGGAGTCGCCGCTACTACCAGCCAAAAACTTACCGACGATTTCGCATTCTCGATAAATGCCCGCTACCGACAGGACGACGGCTACTTCAAAAACGAATATACCCGACAAAATAGCGGAAGTACCCGGTCGGGCGGTGGAAGAGTACAATTAGACTGGCGGGTAAACAGGCATTGGAAGTTGAGTTTCAGCGGTGACTACGAGGGTAGCGACCAACAGGGATACCCATATGCCGGTTATGACAAAACCCTGAAAAAGACCGGCAGCATCAGTTACAACGACGAAGCCTCGTATCGTCGCGATATATTCACGTCGGGTCTGTCGGTTCAATATCTCCACGACCGATTCATCTTCACATCGACGACGGGTTATCAATTCCTCGACGACGATATGCATTTGGACCAAGACTTTACTCTCCGCTCCATATTTACATTACAACAAAAACAAAAAATGCATGCGGTTTCACAGGAATTTGCCGTCAAATCGCACAAAGGCAAACGTTGGGAGTGGGTAGGAGGCTTATTCGGGTTTTATCAACAAACCCATACGAACGGCCCAGTAGATTTCAGACAAGACGGGATAGATTTGCTCATCACCAAACAGACCAACGACCAACTGGCGGCTCTCAAACAGAACCCTGCATTAGCGGGAATGCCCGATATTACAATAGATATAGATAACCGCAACCTGTATATCGACGGCATTTACAAAACACCGACCTACGGTGCTGCCGCCTTCGGACAAGCTACGCTCAATCGTATTTTTATCGACGGTTTATCGGCCACCGTAGGCTTACGAATAGACTACGAACATACCCGCATTTACCATCACACCCATGCGACCGAAGATCTCACAGGGCGTGCCAACGTCACGATCAATATGGGTAATCGCCCCCCGATGTCGATTCAACAGCCTTTTATCCTACCCCTCGGCATCGATGGAAAGGAGTCGATGAACACGATAGAACTGTCTCCCAAATTCGAAGTGAAATACGCTATCGGCAATAAAAGTTTCGTCTACGCCTCGGCAACCCGCGGTTACCGGTCGGGAGGATACAATTTCCAGATGTTCTCCAACTTGATACAATCCCAAATCCGGTCCAGCATGATGAGCGAACTGATGAAGAACATGGGTAGCGGTGGAAACGGAGGTCGTCCCACACCGGGCCGCAGTGCTGCCGGAATGCCTGCCTTCGAAAACACGACCGACGTGAACCAAGCCATCTCGTATAAACCCGAACATAGCTGGAATTACGAAATAGGCGGCCGTTCCCAGTTAATCGACCATCGACTGTTTGCCGATTTATCTTTATTCTACATCGATTGCCACGATCAGCAAATAGCTGCTGTAAGCGGATATGGCCGCATCACCAAAAATTCGGGACGTACCGCCAGTTACGGATTGGAGGCTTCGCTGCGAGCCACCCCGACCAACCGGCTGTTACTCTCGGCGACCTACGGTTACACCCATGCTACCTTCCAAGAATACAACGACGGGAAAAACGACTACAAAAACAATTTCGTCCCTTTTGCACCGGCTCATACGCTCGCCCTATCGGGCGCTTACACCCTGCCCTTAGACAAAGAGACCGACTTGACTTTCGATCTGCAATACCTCGGCCGAGGGAAAATATACTGGACCGAAGCCAACGATGCTGCGCAAAACTTTTATGGGCTGGTAAATGCATCGATTATCCTTTCGGGGAAATATGCCGATTTGAAACTATGGGGGAAAAATCTGCTGAATCAACATTATCAGGCGTTCTACTTCGAGACCATGAATGCCGAGAACTTGTCTACGCCCAACAGCTTCGTACAGTGCGGCCGCCCGATTACATTCGGCGCAGATATCACCATTAAGTTTTAA
- a CDS encoding RNA polymerase sigma factor produces the protein MQDYNEDIVIEQLQNPATVRQAFARVVARYSEPLYWQIRKMVLSHDDANDLLQNTFLKAWGSIEYFRGDAKLSTWLYRIAVNEALTFLARERERRNLTADDTDDFLLSHVESDEYFDGDRAQRLLQEAVLQLPEKQRLVFNMRYFDEMKYEDMSEILGTSVGALKASYHHAAKKIEEYLQDHV, from the coding sequence ATGCAAGATTATAACGAAGATATTGTTATCGAGCAGTTACAGAACCCGGCGACTGTGCGGCAGGCATTCGCACGGGTCGTAGCCCGGTATAGTGAGCCGTTATATTGGCAGATTCGAAAAATGGTACTTTCGCACGACGATGCCAATGATTTATTGCAAAATACATTCTTAAAAGCATGGGGAAGTATCGAGTATTTCAGAGGGGATGCCAAATTGTCGACTTGGCTTTATCGTATTGCAGTGAATGAGGCATTGACTTTTCTGGCACGGGAACGAGAACGACGGAATCTTACGGCCGACGATACCGATGATTTCCTGCTCTCTCATGTAGAGAGCGACGAATATTTCGACGGAGATCGTGCACAGAGGCTTTTGCAAGAGGCGGTTTTGCAACTTCCGGAGAAACAACGCCTCGTTTTTAATATGCGCTATTTCGACGAAATGAAATACGAAGATATGTCCGAAATTCTGGGAACATCGGTGGGTGCATTGAAAGCATCGTATCACCATGCGGCGAAAAAAATAGAGGAATATCTGCAAGATCATGTTTAA